CGCACTCGACGGCGCTCTCGACGGCGTCCTCCTCGACCTGGCTCCCGTAGTCCTGGAAGCGGGCGACGCGTTCGAGCCGGCGGCGCGGGAGCTGCTGCGGATCCACGAGGAACGGGGCGTCGCCGCGGACGCCGCCCGCGGCAACCTGGGTGCCGACCCGCTGGGGCACGAGGCCCGCTCCGGAAGGCCGTACGACAGCGGAGCCGTGACCGAGCTGGCCCGGCTGTGCGCCGCGCGCCACCCTGCGCTGCGTGCGCTGACCGTGGACGCGCTGCCGTACCACGAGGCCGGCGCCTCGGCGGCGCAGGAGCTGGGCTGCTCACTGGCGACGGGCCTGGCCTACCTGCGGGAACTGACCGCGGCCGGACTGGACACGGCTCAGGCCCTGGCGCAGTTGGAGTTCCGGTACGCCGCGACCGCCGACCAGTTCCTGACCATCGCCAAGCTGCGCGCGGCGCGCCGCCTGTGGGCTCGGGTGGCCGAGGTCTGCGGTGCGCCCCGGGCGGGGGCCCAGCTCCAGCACGCGGTGACCTCGCCGGTGATGATGACGCGCCGCGACCCGTGGGTGAACATGCTGCGCACCACGGTCGCCGCCCTGGCCGCCGGGGTGGGTGGCGCCGAGGCCGTGACGGTGCTGCCCTTCGACGACGCGCTCGGTCTGCCGGACGCCTTCGCCCGACGTGTCGCCCGCAACACCTCCACCATCCTCATCGAGGAGTCGCATCTGTCCCGGGTGATCGATCCGGCGGGCGGCTCCTGGTACGTGGAGCGTCTGACCGACGAACTGGCGCACGCCGCCTGGCGGTTCTTCCAGGAGATCGAGCGGGCGGGCGGGCAGGCGGCCGCGCTGCGCTCCGGGGCGGTCGGTGAACGGCTGGCCGAGACGTGGGCCGTGCGCAGCGCGCAGCTGGCGAAGCGGCGGGAGCCGGTCACCGGGGTCAGCGAGTTCCCGCACCTGGACGAGAAACCCGTCGCACGCGAGCCCGCACCCCCGCGGCCGTCCGGGGGCCTGCCCCGGGTACGGCGGGACGAGGCCTTCGAGGCGCTGCGCGCCCGCTCCGACGCGCATCTGGCCGCGACGGGCTCCCGGCCGCGCGTCCACCTGGCAGCGCTCGGCCCGGCCGCCGCGCACAGCTCCCGGCTCGCCTTCGCCGCCAACCTCTTCCAGGCGGGCGGCATCGAGGCCGTCACCGAGGGCGGCTTCGAGGAGAGCGGCGCGCGGGAGGTGTGCCTGTGCTCCAGCGACGCGCTCTACGCGGAGCAGGCCGAGGCCACCGCCGCCGCGTTGCGGGAGGCGGGCGCCGAGCACGTGTTCCTGGCCGGCCGTCCCGGACCGTACGCGGGCGTGGACACGTACGTGTTCGCGGGCTGTGACGCGGTCGCCGTGCTCCGCGCAACCCTCGACCGCATGGGAGTGTCCTGATGTCCATCCCCGACTTCTCGGCGATCGAGCTGGGGACCCCCTCCCCCGCCGCCGGCCTCGACGAGTGGCATGCCGCGGTGAAGAAGGCCGCCGACGGCGACGACCTGCTCTGGCAGACGCCGGAGGGGATCACGGTCAAGCCGCTGTACACCGGGCAGGACCTGGAGGGACTGGACTTCCTGGGCACCCGTCCGGGCATCGCCCCGTACCTGCGCGGCCCCTACCCGACGATGTACGTCAACCAGCCCTGGACGATCCGCCAGTACGCGGGGTTCTCCACGGCCGAGGAGTCCAACGCCTTCTACCGCCGCAACCTCGCGGCAGGACAGAAGGGCCTGTCCGTCGCCTTCGACCTGCCCACCCACCGCGGGTACGACAGCGACCACCCGCGGGTGACGGGCGACGTCGGCATGGCGGGCGTCGCCATCGACTCGATCTACGACATGCGGCAGCTCTTCGACGGCATCCCGCTGGACCGGATGAGCGTGTCGATGACGATGAACGGTGCCGTGCTGCCGGTGCTGGCGCTGTACATCGTGGCGGCCGAGGAACAGGGTGTGCCGCCGGAGAAGCTGGCCGGGACCATCCAGAACGACATCCTCAAGGAGTTCATGGTCCGCAACACCTACATCTACCCGCCGAAGCCGTCGATGCGGATCATCTCCGACATCTTCGCGTACACCTCGCAGCGGATGCCCCGCTACAACTCGATCTCCATCTCCGGCTACCACATCCAGGAGGCCGGGGCGACGGCCGACCTGGAGCTGGCGTACACCCTCGCCGACGGTGTGGAGTACATCCGGGCCGGGCGGGAGGCGGGGCTGGACGTGGACGCGTTCGCGCCCCGGCTGTCGTTCTTCTGGGCGATCGGCATGAACTTCTTCATGGAGATCGCCAAACTGCGGGCGGCGCGGCTGCTGTGGGCGAAACTGGTCAGGCAGTTCGACCCGCAGAACGCCAAGTCGCTCTCCCTGCGCACGCATTCGCAGACCTCCGGCTGGTCGCTGACCGCGCAGGACGTCTTCAACAACGTCACGCGCACGTGCGTGGAGGCGATGGCCGCCACCCAGGGGCACACCCAGTCCCTGCACACCAACGCCCTCGACGAGGCGCTGGCCCTGCCCACCGACTTCTCCGCCCGCATCGCCCGCAACACCCAGCTGCTGCTCCAGCAGGAGTCCGGGACGACCCGTGTCATCGATCCCTGGGGCGGCAGCGCCTACGTCGAGCGGCTGACGTACGACCTGGCCCGCCGGGCCTGGCAGCACATCCAGGAGGTGGAGCGGGCCGGCGGCATGGCGCAGGCCATCGACGCGGGCATCCCCAAGCTGCGGGTGGAGGAGGCCGCCGCCCGCACCCAGGCGCGGATCGACTCCGGTCGGCAGCCCGTGATCGGCGTGAACAAGTACCGGGTGGAGTCCGACGAGCAGATCGAGGTGCTCAAGGTCGACAACTCCTCGGTACGCGCGCAGCAGCTCGCCAAGTTGCGGCGGCTGCGCGAGGAGCGGGACGAGAGCGCGTGCCGCCACGCCCTGGACGCGCTCACGCGGGCCGCCGGCGGCGACGGCAACCTGCTGGAGCTGGCGGTGGACGCCGCCCGCGCCAAGGCCACGGTGGGCGAGATCTCGGACGCCCTGGAGAAGGTGTACGGGCGGCACGCCGGGCAGATCCGTACCATCGCCGGTGTGTACCGCAACGAGACGGGCGAGTCGCCGGCGGTGGAGCGCACCCGGGCGGTGGTGGACGCCTTCGCCGAGGGGGAGGGCCGCCGACCGCGCATCCTGGTCGCCAAGATGGGCCAGGACGGTCACGACCGGGGCCAGAAGGTGATCGCCACCGCCTTCGCCGACCTCGGCTTCGACGTGGACGTCGGCCCCCTGTTCCAGACCCCGGCCGAGGTGGCCCGGCAGGCGGTCGAGGCGGACGTGCACATCGTCGGCGTGTCGTCCCTGGCCGCCGGGCACCTCACGCTCGTCCCGGCGCTGCGCGAGGCGCTCGCCGAGGAGGGGCGGGAGGACATCATGGTCGTCGTCGGCGGGGTGATTCCGCCGCAGGACGTGCCGACTCTGCTGGAGATGGGTGCGGCCGCGGTCTTCCCGCCGGGCACGGTGATCCCGGACGCCGCCCGTGACCTGGTGCGACGGCTGGCGTCCGCACTCGGACTCGGCGAGCTGTGAGCCGGTGACGTGATGGCTCTCGATCTCGATGCGTATGTCAAGGGCGTCCTCGACGGCAGGCGCGCGGTCGTCGCCCGGGCGATCACCCTCGTCGAGTCGACCCGTCCCCAGCACCGGGCGCTCGCCCAGCGGTTGCTGACCGAGCTGATGCCGCACGGCGGCCGGGCCCGGCGGATCGGGATCAGTGGCGTGCCGGGCGTGGGCAAGTCGACGTTCATCGACGCCTTCGGCACGATGCTGACCGGGCTCGGGCACCGGGTCGCCGTCCTCGCCGTCGATCCGTCCTCGAGCCGCACCGGTGGCTCGATCCTCGGCGACAAGACGAGGAT
This region of Streptomyces ambofaciens ATCC 23877 genomic DNA includes:
- the scpA gene encoding methylmalonyl-CoA mutase; this translates as MSIPDFSAIELGTPSPAAGLDEWHAAVKKAADGDDLLWQTPEGITVKPLYTGQDLEGLDFLGTRPGIAPYLRGPYPTMYVNQPWTIRQYAGFSTAEESNAFYRRNLAAGQKGLSVAFDLPTHRGYDSDHPRVTGDVGMAGVAIDSIYDMRQLFDGIPLDRMSVSMTMNGAVLPVLALYIVAAEEQGVPPEKLAGTIQNDILKEFMVRNTYIYPPKPSMRIISDIFAYTSQRMPRYNSISISGYHIQEAGATADLELAYTLADGVEYIRAGREAGLDVDAFAPRLSFFWAIGMNFFMEIAKLRAARLLWAKLVRQFDPQNAKSLSLRTHSQTSGWSLTAQDVFNNVTRTCVEAMAATQGHTQSLHTNALDEALALPTDFSARIARNTQLLLQQESGTTRVIDPWGGSAYVERLTYDLARRAWQHIQEVERAGGMAQAIDAGIPKLRVEEAAARTQARIDSGRQPVIGVNKYRVESDEQIEVLKVDNSSVRAQQLAKLRRLREERDESACRHALDALTRAAGGDGNLLELAVDAARAKATVGEISDALEKVYGRHAGQIRTIAGVYRNETGESPAVERTRAVVDAFAEGEGRRPRILVAKMGQDGHDRGQKVIATAFADLGFDVDVGPLFQTPAEVARQAVEADVHIVGVSSLAAGHLTLVPALREALAEEGREDIMVVVGGVIPPQDVPTLLEMGAAAVFPPGTVIPDAARDLVRRLASALGLGEL
- a CDS encoding methylmalonyl-CoA mutase family protein, with translation MTLLPDDGLALAAEFPDATHEQWQRLVAGVLRRSGREVPDDEAEDALSTALQDGLRARPLYSARDEAPEPGLPGFPPFVRGGRPQGAAVGGWDVRQRHASADPASVLADLENGVTSLWLTVGGSAGIPVTALDGALDGVLLDLAPVVLEAGDAFEPAARELLRIHEERGVAADAARGNLGADPLGHEARSGRPYDSGAVTELARLCAARHPALRALTVDALPYHEAGASAAQELGCSLATGLAYLRELTAAGLDTAQALAQLEFRYAATADQFLTIAKLRAARRLWARVAEVCGAPRAGAQLQHAVTSPVMMTRRDPWVNMLRTTVAALAAGVGGAEAVTVLPFDDALGLPDAFARRVARNTSTILIEESHLSRVIDPAGGSWYVERLTDELAHAAWRFFQEIERAGGQAAALRSGAVGERLAETWAVRSAQLAKRREPVTGVSEFPHLDEKPVAREPAPPRPSGGLPRVRRDEAFEALRARSDAHLAATGSRPRVHLAALGPAAAHSSRLAFAANLFQAGGIEAVTEGGFEESGAREVCLCSSDALYAEQAEATAAALREAGAEHVFLAGRPGPYAGVDTYVFAGCDAVAVLRATLDRMGVS